The genome window CAAGGAAGCGAAGCAGAGTGTCGGCGACGATCATGGAGATCTCAAGAGCAAGCTCGCCGAGGCCAAGGCCTGGACAGAGAAGATGAGCAAGCGAATCCCGACAACGCCCACTGAGACGCCACCCAATGAGCCCGAGGCCGTGGACGCCTTGGAGCTCATGGCAGGATTGGAGGAGGCTGCCGCTCCTCGATTCTCCTCCGCCACCGTCGTCGACCGCCATTCCTTCTCGTTCTACCCCATCCATGAATCCAACAGGGTGCTCGGATCGACGCAAGGCACCGTGTGGAGCAACGCCTTGGCGTTCCCTTCTCCTATCTGGAAGCCGGCAAAGATCGAGGAGCACGCGGTCGGCATCGGTGAGTTCGATCCGGAGGTTCTATCCGCCTTTCGCAAGGCCATGGAGGAGCTCTCCCCTCAGCACCCCTGCCTCCTCCGGTCCCCCGAGTCGAGAACTCCATCAGCCAACGTCATCCACGCAAGGATCAGTGGCTTCCAAGAAAGACTCGATTCCAAGAAGGCCAATGCCAAGGCCGGGCAGGATTCAGAACTCAAGAGATGGCCGCCCGGCGGCGAGGGGAAGGTGGTGCTCTACTTCACAAGCCTTCGAGGGGTGCGGAAGACCTACGAGGACTGCTTCCTGGTAAGGATGATTCTGAAGGGCTACGGACTTCGGGTCGACGAGAGGGACGTCTCGATGGACAGAGGGTTCAGGAACGAGCTCAATGAGATGCTCGGAGCCGATCGCGTCGCTGTGCTGCTCCCGTCGGTCTTCGCGAATGGCAGGTACGCGGGAGGGGTGGAGGAGGTGAGGCGGATCCACGAGGACGGCGAGCTGCCGAAGGCCTTCAGTGACTGTGAAGCGGcgagcgaaggaggaagaggagggccgTGCGAGGACTGCGGAGACATCAGGTTTGTGATCTGTGGCAAGTGCTCAGGGAGCTGCAAGGTGtacgtagaagaagaagaagaagaagaagaggaagagatggaGGAATGGGAGGACGTCGGAGGTGGATTCCGGCGATGCATGGAGTGCAATGAGAATGGAATAGTGAGGTGTCCTGCTTGCTGTTGAGCTTGGGAGCTCAGTGACAGTAGAGTGTGTGTGGAGCTTGGTGTGTGCGCAGCAGAGTCCATTGGTGGTGAGGAGTGAGGTAGAGAGGTGAGTGAAGCAAGCTCTGTGAAGGAGTTGCAGTTCGAGTTGTGGAGGATTCCATCTTCGTGGTTCTTTTACTTCGTTTTTTTTCATATATCGATCTTGACTGAGAGTTCTGTCAAGACATTACATTGTCTGCCATGGTGAGGCAGATAAACTTTGCTTTTATCAGGTGGTTTTCTTTGATGTTTTCATGCCTAATATGTAATAGATATGTAGTGAATTATGTTGAATCATTGGCGAATGTTTCAGGAAGATAGTACTCTTTTGACATTTCGTTATGGAGTAGCTGTGGAATGATGCAGCGAGATAAAATTCTACTAAAAAGTTGGAAACACAGAGCAGTAATTTCATAGGATTACTCTGATTTCTCCTTGTTCGATGCAATCTTTTTGGTGATTGAATGATCATGGAATGAGAAGGAAAGAAGATTCAACTACTGCTGTCTTCTTGCAAGTGAATTATAATACTGCTCAGTGCTCCCATGATCCATCCACATAAAGGAACTGCAAAAGGAAAGGAGAAAGCCACTTCTGCAATGGTCCAGAGATGAGAGAACAAATTGCTTTCGGCCATTGCGCCTGTGGTGCcaagtttatgtatatatatatatatatatatatatatatatatatatatatatatacatgtttgcTTGTTCGAGACGTAAGGGGTTTGGAATCAATTTGGTGTCTAAAGATCGGATGATTCGGTAGGAGATCTTAAAGAAACGAAGTCGGAGTGTATCCGATAAAGACATAAAATTAAATGAGATAATATCATAAGATCCTCGATCGTAATTTAGATATAGAGACGTTCAACGATTTGTTGAATGCTACAATCACTATATGAAAGCTCACAAATGTGGATAAGCAATTTAAACCATGCGTTGAACTGATGAGATGtattgaccctctttttcttggttggaattttgaaattctattttaacaAATGTGATATCTTTTTATCACTTGTAAAGTTTAAAAATAAGAAATATATCCTTAAAATCAAGACATGATTAGTTCATTTATGAGTGTAACATGATAAAATTTACCAAACTCATTTTTCAGCCTTAACCATCAAAAGGAAATATagttaatttattattttctttttaaataatttttagagTCCAATTTAACATATTTACATATTGATTTTGTAATGGAGTGCAACataatttatttatacatataacaCTGTAAAATTTATCCAAATCATAGCAAGTTttcataatataataaaatatatgatattgatagttactttatttttattttttggttatttaaaaaaattagcaaaaaatgAATCAATTCATGAGCTTTTTGGGTAAAAAGAAAAGGGGAACACttccaaataaaaataataattatgtctAGCTTTTGAAGAtaaattattctataaatatggatgtatgtatatatataaaatcaaaaGTGATTTTCCTTTTATCATATGATGAATTCATTTACAATTGCTTAAAAAACATTTATTGCTAAAAATAAATCAAGACATAAATGAGATTAACTGTACAATGTTAAATATAAAGTTTTAAGGCTTTCTACGGATGTATCTGATAAAGAAAAATTTAGAGGGGTAAATATGAAAACTCTCTATTGATCTTTTTATGCCATCAGAGGGAGCGAAGTGTAAATACCAATAGTATTTGGATTCATATATAATAAGCTTATACCGGAGTTGGTAGAATGCAAAATAGCAACGGTCTACACCAGATTGAACCAAACCGGTTCAACCGGTGCGAATCAACTCCGTGGGATGAACCGTTTCCTGATCCCTAGTCCGGTCCGCTATATAAGCAACGATGTGCCGTGCGACTCTCCTACGCGCCGATCGAATTCGTGGGGTTAGGGTTTCGTCTCTTCCGTCTCTCACACATCTCGAGCGATGGCGATGGCGGCGGCGACGGCACCGGTGGAGTCGGTGCAGTGCTTCGGAAGGAAGAAGACGGCGGTGGCAGTGGCGCACTGCAAGCGCGGCCGCGGGTTGATCAAGGTGAACGGCGTCCCGATCGAGCTGGTGAAGCCGGAGATCCTTCGCCTTAAGGCCTTCGAGCCGATCCTCCTCCTCGGGCGGCAGCGCTTCATGGGCGTTGACATCCGTATTCGCGTCCGCGGTGGCGGTAAGACCTCCCAGATCTACGCCATCCGCCAGAGCATCGCGAAGGCGCTCGTTGCCTACCACCAGAAGTTTGTCGACGAGCAGtccaagaaggagatcaaggacaTCCTCGTTCGCTATGACCGCACCCTCCTCGTCGCAGACCCCCGTCGATGCGAGCCCAAGAAGTTTGGTGGTCGCGGTGCACGTGCCCGGTTCCAGAAGTCTTACCGTTAGATCCGTGGGATGCTACAGTATGGATCTTTCCCCCGAAAGGTTCAACCTTCCGTGCTTTTCTTTGCTTGTTGGTTCTTCCGGATTGCTTCTAGACATATTTGGTTTTGCAGTTTTGATCTAGCTTTTAACTAAGCGTATGACTATGGAGAAACTTCTCTTATTAGACTTGGTTACTTGGAGTAATTACTAGCTCTTTTTATGGATTATGCAATCTTATGAATCTGTTACATATCATCTACAATGGTTGACCGTATTGAATTTCTACCTCTGAATGTTTGCTTTATTTTGGATTCTGTGGAATGCAAACCTTGAGATTGCATGAGCAGGTTTAGCAACAGTGGTTAGTGCTTATATTTAGTTGTTCTGTTTGTTAATCTAATGTTTACATGCATAGGTAGCACAAAGATCATATTTTGACTGACAAATGGGTACTTCTTCCCATTTCAATTAATGTTTTGGCTTCTTTCTTCACTTGGTTCATCTTGGAAGATTATTACTTTAGAGCTTAACCTGGTACTTGGAAAGGATTACCACCACCTCAGCAGTAAGTACAATTTCACATAGCACTCTGAGGTTTGATTAATGACCTCTGTCATTGACATTAATCTATTGCTTATATGCATAGGTCTCAGGTAGTACATGTTTTGACTAACTAATAGGTACTTTtcccatttttttctttttctgggtTTCTTCCTCCGCCTATATCAGCTTGAAAAATATTACTTTAGAACTTAACCTGGAACTTGGAAAGGATGATCATCTCAGCAGTAAGTATAATTTCACTTAGAATGCTGAGATCTGATTGGTGATGCTTATTATCGACATTAACCCATTGTTTATATGCATAGGGAGTGCAAAGATCATGTATTGACTAACTAATGGGTACTAtcccatttcattttttttttgctcCTTCCTCCACCTAGATCATCTTGATAGATAATTATCATCTTGAAAGATGTTACTTCAGATTTTAACCTGGAACTTGGAAATGATGGCCATCTTGGCAGTAAATACAATTTCACTTAATATGCTGAGGTGTGATTAGTGGCTTCTGTCATGTAAATTATTCTACTGTTTATATGTATAGATAATACAAATATCATGTTTTGACTAACTAATAGGTGCTTTTTACATTTCAATTTTTGGCTCCTCCCTCCACCTAGATCATCTTGCAAGTTGTTACTTTAGGACTTAATCTGGAACTTGGAATGGATGACCACCTCAGCGGTGAGTGTAATTTTACTTAGTATGCTGAGGAGTGATTAATGACCCTTATCATTCGCCGATCTATTGCTTGTATGCATAGgtagcataatgatcatgctttgaCCATTTCATGGGTAcattttccatttcatgttttttGGCTCCTTTCTCCACTTAGATCATCTTGTAAAATATTACTTTAGGACTTCACCTGAACTTGGAAAGGATGACCACTTTAGCAGTAGATAATACAGAGATCATGTTTTGACTTTCATCAATCTATTATGCTGAGGTGGAATTGGTGGCCTCTATCATCAATCTATTGTTCATATGCATAGATAATATAGAGATCATAATTTGACTAACTAATAGGGGGTACTTTTCCTGTTCCaaattctttttttgttttggcTCTTTCCTCCACTTAGACCATATTACTTTAGAACCTGACCTGGAACATGGAAAGAATAACCAACCACCTCAGCAGTAAAAATAATATCACTTCGTATGATGAGGTGTCATTAATGTCCTCTATCATTGACATTAACTATTTTATATGCATAGGTAAGTAGAAAGATCATGTTTTGAGTGAGTAATAAGTACTTCTCCCATTTcaatttctttttccctttttttctttgCTTCTTCCTCCACTTAGATCATCTTAAAAGACATTACTTTAGAGCTTAACTTGGAATCTGGAAAGTATGACCACCATCTCAGCGGTAAGTGCAATTTCACATAGTATGCTGAGGTTCAAGGTTCGATTAATGACTTTATCGTTGTCATCTTTCCTGGTATCATTAAGCTTATCTCAGGTAACAATACTATCTATACTTATGAATCTGCTGATGAGTGAGTTATCCCATTAGAAATCAGATAGTTTATCCAATGGATTTTTACCGTGTAGTCTGGGAATTTAGGATCATTTTGTCAGAATTTGCACCTAGCAAATCGGCTAAGTAGAATACATCGTCTACCTATGTGAGTGATTATTTGTGGTTTTAATTCGAGTATTTGATATCTTTATGTTACCTGGAGGACAGCATTCCTGGATCCTGAAGTAGCCCCTTATCAACAGCGGCATGAACACTACTTACAGTCGAACTTCATAGGACTGTGGGAGGGAATATGATTAGCTTTTTAGTGGAATACTGTTGGACATTGAACTTACATGACCCTGTAGGAGCTGTGGATGTTTTGCCTGCTGCTGTTAACAGTCAAGATCTTTAGTAGTAGCTAAGCAAGTGGAAAGCTGCCTTTTAAAAGCTGGTCGAGGTTTACACAACATAAAATTTCGAGTTAAACATGGGTATGTATGTGGCAGGTAGTTCTCATGCAATAATCCACAATCAACTAAGCATCATTCTTGCTCTTGAACCTTTTTCTGCACCAAATTAGCTAAATGATTCGTACCTTCTTGGGGGGGGTTTTCAAGTTGTTTTCTACAAGACTGTTTTCTGTTTATAATCGTGCCATTGTGGATCAACTAGTTCTTAGCCTTTTTGTGATTCGTATTGAAGAACCAACCAATAGAATGAATTGACATGCCACCAAAGTCTTCATCTTTGCTGCAATGGACTTTGTCTTATGACTTAAGGGATAATATTTCTGTTGATCGAGACTACACTTAGTTATTTATAAAtgataatatttcttttattatctttcctaataactaATGGCCAGGGTCCATATCTACATTTGTGGACTCAGAACTATCAAATTGGTCAGCTTTTACTGCCATGCTTTGGCGAAAGGTCATCATAGAACATACAGTTAGAAAACTGATATGCACACCCTCGATTGAAGACGACCATACTAATGCTACCACGCAACAGTATTGACTTCTTTGATATTGATACTTCATAGCAAAAGAATAAATCATTTTAGCTTTACTCTTTTATTTCCATTTTGGAAACAAAGAAGCAACAGGAATTCCCAACAAAAAGATGACCAAGTTTTCTACATACATGAACCCATTGGATTCATAAATACAAATGTATGCAAACACCAACATATGCCTACATgaaatgtgatatatatatatatatatatatatatatatatatacaatattgcGTTGGTTGGCAAATAAGAGTGAAAACTTCCTTTTGAGGCAGCTGGGGTATGTACCTTCATTGATGTTTTGGAGGAACTAACATGCTGCATCATTTAGCAGTCAACTTTGGCCATCACCAGTGCTTTGTGAATCTGTGGTTGAGTGGGTTGCATCACTCTTCTTGGACTCCAGCATTCCTTTGTCTGTCAGCTCATCTTGGTTCATCTTGTGTTGTCTGCACTCAAAGCTACAAAACGACATCTCACCCCTGTAAATGGCAAGGGAAAGTATAGTCAAACAGAAGGAAGTAACCAAAGCATCCATGGTGGATGGGGATCATGAAGCATCCATAGGGACAACTTCTACTATCAAACATAAATCTTGTGTCAAATTTAGCTGCCCCATCCAATTTAAGAATCTAAACTGTTCACAACGAATTACTTTAATACCGGTCATCTACAGAAAGATACATAGTTTTAATGAATCAAAGAGTCAACTTTGTTGATGAAACCAATAAATAGTTTTAATGAATCACTTGCTTGATGTAAAGATATCGCAATAGCTTCaattaaacaaaaaagaaaaagagagacatACCATAATTCCAATTATGATGACTAATGCTCGAATAATTTGAAACTCAGTCTTTAATAACATGTTTGACTGGAATCATGTGATTCCAATCTATGAGTCAGTTATCACATCAAATCATCAAGTGATGATATATAatatcagaaagaaaaaaaaaacttgaaaacagagattaaaaaAGCACATCTGATTTAGACTCTGACGTGCATCTTCTAGATTTGATTATAAACTATGAGAATTCAATCTCATAATTGGGAGAGAGAAACGAATGGGGTGTTGGATCAAGCAATGTTCCTAAGCGTGAGAAACCTTTTCTATTGTCATGCAAAGATCAATCTCACAgaaaccccttttttttttatcatataccAATCCAACAATTAAGCCCAAAATTGATCCGATCTTTCGTCCTGGAGATGTCAGAATTCTACAGAATTATGCGAAATCAGCAATAAAATGATCAAATCCAACAGAAAACAAGGGCATTGTTCGCACCGATAGATGAAGGTATCGAACCCAGGGCCGAGGCGGCGATTGCAGAGGCCACAGGTCATCAAGAACTTGGTCGTCGCCCAGACGTCGCTGAAGCTTCGCCGATGGATGCTCCTCGGCGGCGCATCCAACGCCGCCGCCTCCACCCGCCGCTCCCGCATGAGGAAATCGTTGTGGCGACGACGGATACCCTCTCcgccctccaccgccgccgccagaTCCTCCGCGGAGAACTCCTTCATGCTCGTAGTCCGCCGGATGGGCGCCCGCGGCCGCTTCCGGGAAAGCGCCGCCGCGTCCATTCCGTTGCCCTTCCCCTCCGCCATCTCTCTTCTCTGATGCGTAACAGACATGAGAGACTGGCAGGCGGTGACGCCAACGTTTGTTTTGTTGGCTTTAAATGTGAAGAGGGACAGAGAGATGGCGGGCAGTTAAATGAGGCATGATGAATCTGGACCGTTAATTAGGACCTCTTCATCGATGCATCCAACCCACTTTCTATTCTGGAAGAGGATGCATCCCAAAATTGGGTTGGGAGAAAAAAGTGTGGAGATGTATTTAGTTTTTGTGGAAAATATGTTTGGCATTTAGTTttgaattttatttaattttatatcaaaattaaaacaTAACGGCCGAATGAAAAAAAATCGTTAGGTCACTAACAATCATCGTAAAACCATATCGaatttaattaatatatatgTCAATCGATTTCAACATATGACGAAAATGACGCGAGGCATCAGTACCATATAAGTATCATGAATCTCAACATATGTCGATTATAGCTAATAACAAACAAGCAATGCTATTGTAGTGGGAATCAATCAAGTGCAATTGTAGTACCATAAGTGCAATCAAGTGGGGCCATACTTCCATCTTCTAATGTCATTACAAGTTTCTTATGCTTGAATTAGTCTATCATATTTTATGTCAATCCAACATCAAATGTGGCTATTCAATTGAATTGGTATATGCCAATAACTTGGATTAATGATTTAGATTCATCAGATCAATGTCTTCCTCCTCCTTAAGACTTCTACTAAGTGGAGTTCAAGGTAATAGCAGATAGGTAATGGACATATTGCATGCAACTATTGGTTGTGTCTCAGATGTAGTGTCTATGTTGCTCTATTGAACTGTGCTTTGACTGCTTTCTCTGCATCGGCCTCTTTCACAGGTGAACACAACCATGGAACTTTACATTCCCAGAGAGAGCAAGAAGAGAATCTGTGGCTGGTTGCAGAATCTGGTGCAGCAGCAGAGTCATCTATGGTGTCTTTTCAGGTGAACAGATCAAACTGTGCACCTAGTACCCAGTTTATTGTAGTCAAGTGTGTGTCTCACAGTGTCTTCTTTGATGTCATCATGGTCATCAGCTCTTGGATGTTTTCCCCTCGTCTTCTTTGTTTGGGTTGCTCAAAAATAGTTGTGGAATGCTTTGCATTTGGACTCTCTTTGCCTTGCAGATGTCATAACAATCACTTGTCGGAAGCTTTACAGTAAGTCCAGAAGATTCTTGGCCCCTTTCTTCAACTTAATTGCTTTGGGTCATTAGGACTTATCAATTTGTGTACAAGAACTATTAATCAAGAAATACATCATTTACTGCATT of Musa acuminata AAA Group cultivar baxijiao chromosome BXJ2-3, Cavendish_Baxijiao_AAA, whole genome shotgun sequence contains these proteins:
- the LOC103977193 gene encoding uncharacterized protein At3g28850-like — translated: MGCTTSKQARRDRRRSPSPLARSRSLPRDHKAGVGSNDHVVALTSATLGSFKLDKEAKQSVGDDHGDLKSKLAEAKAWTEKMSKRIPTTPTETPPNEPEAVDALELMAGLEEAAAPRFSSATVVDRHSFSFYPIHESNRVLGSTQGTVWSNALAFPSPIWKPAKIEEHAVGIGEFDPEVLSAFRKAMEELSPQHPCLLRSPESRTPSANVIHARISGFQERLDSKKANAKAGQDSELKRWPPGGEGKVVLYFTSLRGVRKTYEDCFLVRMILKGYGLRVDERDVSMDRGFRNELNEMLGADRVAVLLPSVFANGRYAGGVEEVRRIHEDGELPKAFSDCEAASEGGRGGPCEDCGDIRFVICGKCSGSCKVYVEEEEEEEEEEMEEWEDVGGGFRRCMECNENGIVRCPACC
- the LOC103977389 gene encoding FCS-Like Zinc finger 5-like; the protein is MSVTHQRREMAEGKGNGMDAAALSRKRPRAPIRRTTSMKEFSAEDLAAAVEGGEGIRRRHNDFLMRERRVEAAALDAPPRSIHRRSFSDVWATTKFLMTCGLCNRRLGPGFDTFIYRGEMSFCSFECRQHKMNQDELTDKGMLESKKSDATHSTTDSQSTGDGQS
- the LOC103977191 gene encoding small ribosomal subunit protein uS9 yields the protein MAMAAATAPVESVQCFGRKKTAVAVAHCKRGRGLIKVNGVPIELVKPEILRLKAFEPILLLGRQRFMGVDIRIRVRGGGKTSQIYAIRQSIAKALVAYHQKFVDEQSKKEIKDILVRYDRTLLVADPRRCEPKKFGGRGARARFQKSYR